A single region of the Vicia villosa cultivar HV-30 ecotype Madison, WI linkage group LG4, Vvil1.0, whole genome shotgun sequence genome encodes:
- the LOC131598458 gene encoding uncharacterized protein LOC131598458 — MISTWNVRGINKEAKHREVCSYFSTFHVPIIALLETRVKEINASRIRNKFGNNWAYIDNYSHHYNGRIWVMWKDKEVTVTLLQKEEQFIHLDVISADKRIHYLATIVYAMNQLERRKCLWEQIENLGTNTSIPWIVMGDYNNVLTSQDRIGGNQVNIAEYKDLADMMHRTGLFEAPTRGRHFTWFNNHSDGAIYSIIDRLIANVQWFQTFQDAHVEVLHPNVSDHSPLRVLWGQQQTRMKMMFKFLNCVTTREGYFAVVKDSWEKRTKGNAMQRLWCKLKRLQGPVQKLQRSYTDIQLQIQKAIQDLNEAHLHLSNNMFDCDAIA, encoded by the coding sequence ATGATTTCCACTTGGAATGTGAGGGGCATCAATAAGGAAGCAAAACACAGAGAGGTCTGCTCCTACTTCTCCACTTTTCATGTTCCTATCATTGCTTTGCTTGAAACTAGAGTTAAGGAGATTAATGCTAGTAGAATTAGAAATAAATTTGGGAATAATTGGGCCTACATAGACAACTACTCTCATCATTATAATGGGAGAATTTGGGTTATGTGGAAGGATAAAGAGGTGACAGTTACTCTGTTACAGAAGGAGGAGCAGTTTATTCACTTAGATGTGATAAGTGCTGATAAGAGGATCCATTACTTGGCTACTATAGTCTATGCTATGAATCAACTGGAAAGAAGGAAGTGCCTTTGGGAACAAATTGAGAACTTAGGTACTAATACATCTATACCTTGGATAGTGATGGGTGACTATAATAATGTCCTTACCAGTCAGGACAGGATTGGAGGGAATCAAGTCAACATTGCTGAATACAAAGACTTGGCAGACATGATGCATAGGACAGGTTTATTTGAGGCTCCCACTAGAGGGAGACATTTTACCTGGTTTAACAATCATTCTGATGGGGCTATCTACTCCATAATAGATAGGCTCATTGCTAATGTCCAGTGGTTTCAAACTTTTCAGGATGCCCATGTGGAGGTGCTTCACCCTAATGTCTCAGATCACTCCCCTCTGAGAGTGCTGTGGGGGCAACAACAAACCAGGATGAAAATGATGTTCAAATTTTTGAATTGTGTCACTACCAGGGAGGGATATTTTGCTGTGGTTAAGGATAGCTGGGAGAAGAGGACTAAGGGTAATGCTATGCAGAGACTTTGGTGCAAACTGAAAAGATTACAGGGTCCTGTTCAGAAACTTCAGAGGAGCTATACAGATATTCAACTGCAGATTCAGAAGGCTATACAGGACTTAAATGAGGCTCACCTTCACCTCTCTAACAATATGTTTGACTGTGATGCTATTGCCTAG